A window from Nitrosopumilus adriaticus encodes these proteins:
- a CDS encoding GNAT family N-acetyltransferase, producing MPIQSRHSPIKIRNMTLEDIKKVVQLQKAAFPYMAAEGVYWKPEQLKAHLQIFPQGQFVAEYNEKIIGSCSSLIISLEPEYKEHSWKEACGDSFFKNHNPKGDTLYGADVSSHPDHRRLGVATKLYTARQELAIKLNLRRIIAGGRLFNYCEYSKEFSPIDYVVKVKRREIKEPVLSFQLRNHFKFVKILPNYMKDPRSLNYATFIEWKNPHFKEKS from the coding sequence ATGCCAATTCAATCCCGACACAGTCCTATCAAAATTAGGAACATGACTCTTGAGGATATTAAAAAAGTCGTTCAATTACAAAAGGCAGCGTTTCCTTATATGGCAGCAGAAGGAGTCTACTGGAAACCAGAACAGCTAAAAGCACACTTGCAGATATTTCCTCAGGGTCAATTTGTAGCAGAATATAATGAAAAAATTATTGGCTCTTGTAGCAGTTTGATAATTTCTCTGGAACCCGAGTATAAAGAACATTCCTGGAAAGAAGCTTGTGGTGATAGTTTTTTCAAAAATCATAATCCTAAAGGAGATACATTGTATGGTGCAGATGTTTCATCTCATCCCGATCATAGAAGGTTGGGTGTTGCAACAAAACTGTATACTGCAAGGCAAGAATTAGCAATTAAACTAAATTTACGTCGAATTATTGCAGGTGGTAGATTGTTTAATTATTGTGAGTATTCAAAAGAATTCTCCCCAATTGATTATGTTGTCAAGGTAAAACGTCGTGAAATTAAAGAACCTGTTTTGTCATTTCAGCTAAGAAACCATTTCAAATTTGTCAAAATACTACCTAATTATATGAAGGATCCAAGATCACTCAACTATGCAACTTTTATTGAATGGAAAAATCCACACTTTAAAGAAAAATCATGA
- a CDS encoding amidohydrolase family protein has translation MIIDCHVHVNQYELTQNVPLLEDRLEMLQSEMTNNNVDYAIILSSYKNNPQRPSTEQIIDSIKKYDNLGVAAGFTIENHTDDDLKNYSQLIKDGKIKAMKIYSGYEHYYPYDERYQKVYDTCIEFDIPVMFHTGDTYSEKGKLRYARPLNLDDVAVDNPELKIVMCHLGNPWIQDAQEVLYKNKNVYADVSGLVVGSFDHFFEKMIKEKVAELINYAGEPRYLLYGTDWPISSMDSYLNFVAKLNIKKPFRDNFMYKNSKELFKIS, from the coding sequence ATGATAATTGATTGCCATGTTCATGTAAACCAGTATGAACTTACTCAAAATGTTCCACTACTGGAAGACAGATTGGAAATGCTTCAATCTGAAATGACAAACAACAATGTTGATTATGCAATAATTTTATCATCATACAAAAATAACCCTCAAAGACCATCAACCGAACAAATTATTGATTCAATTAAAAAATATGATAACCTAGGTGTTGCAGCTGGATTTACAATCGAAAATCATACTGATGATGATTTGAAAAATTACAGTCAATTGATTAAAGATGGAAAAATTAAAGCCATGAAAATTTATTCTGGATATGAGCACTATTACCCTTATGATGAAAGATATCAAAAAGTCTATGACACTTGTATCGAATTTGATATTCCAGTAATGTTTCATACTGGCGATACATATTCTGAAAAAGGAAAATTGAGATATGCACGACCTCTTAATTTAGATGATGTGGCCGTTGATAACCCTGAGTTAAAGATTGTAATGTGTCATTTAGGCAATCCTTGGATTCAGGATGCTCAAGAAGTACTTTACAAAAATAAAAATGTCTATGCCGATGTTTCTGGATTAGTTGTAGGCTCTTTTGATCACTTTTTTGAAAAAATGATAAAGGAAAAAGTTGCAGAATTGATAAACTATGCAGGTGAGCCTAGATACCTTTTGTATGGGACTGACTGGCCAATCAGCTCTATGGACTCATATCTGAATTTTGTGGCTAAGCTAAACATCAAAAAACCGTTTCGGGATAATTTTATGTATAAAAATTCTAAAGAATTATTTAAAATTTCATAA